The segment GTTTCAATTTTTGTCGGATTATTCTAATCATTAAATGCAGCAATTTTTTACCCATTGTTGGCTTTGAGTGCTTTTACAATCATTACACCAATCAATCAAACTTAATTTCTAATCCGATAGAGTAGAAGGCAATTTGTAATTTGTCTTTCTTATCTCAATCACTCAATTTGATTTACTCTGAAATACAGAAGAATCAATACGTAATTATTGCTCAAAATCCGTTGTTATTCTTTGCTTAGTTTACTTTTTACTTTCTACTTTCTACTTTCTGTTTTCGTCCAATTACAAAATATAAAATTGCTCCAAACAAATTAAAAAATAGTACCACTAAAACCCAAACAATTTTATCATTTCCATTGAATTTACTTTTTAAGAGATCAATCAGTGCTATTATTGTTGGGATAATTCCAAGTAAAACAAATGCTAATAGTATTATCTGCCAAGGTCCAATCATTCCTAAATATGTCATCTTTTTCT is part of the Polaribacter sp. SA4-10 genome and harbors:
- a CDS encoding PLD nuclease N-terminal domain-containing protein; protein product: MTYLGMIGPWQIILLAFVLLGIIPTIIALIDLLKSKFNGNDKIVWVLVVLFFNLFGAILYFVIGRKQKVESRK